The Phycisphaeraceae bacterium genome includes the window CGGGCAATCTGGTTGTGAGCGGCCGCTCCTTTAGTCTGTATGAACTGGAGTCGGCGGTGGTGGACAGGGCCGTCAGCGCCGTCAGCAACAACGACGCTGTTCGATGGCAGCTGCTGAACCTGCAACGTGCTTGGATCGAGGCACAAGTCCAGACGGGCCTGTCCGTGATCGTGGAGGGACGTGACGCCTGCACTCAAGTCGCTCCCGCGGCCCGTCACCGGTTCTACCTCAATGCCTCGATTGAAGAGCGTGCAGCCCGTCGCTGCAACCAACGCGACAGCTCGTCCATGACCCGCCCAGAAACCCGTGCAGACATCATCCGTCGCGATACCGCCGACCAGGGCCACGGCCGGACGACCCCCGACACCCCGGGTATCACGATCGTTGACACCGACCACATCACCCAGTCTGAGGTGCTGGAGCGGCTCTGGCAGAGCCTCGCATCCGATGGGCCCGTCCCCACCATCGTCACGATGCAAGGTCACACACCGGCCCCTCCGAGCCATAACAGGGGCTGACACGACTGGTCAGGGGTAGACGCTCACTCTTCCGGTCACTCGCCGGCGGCGACCCATGCCGCGGGCGAGAGACCGGTGGTGCAATCGAGAAGGTTCTCTCGTTTACGAAGTGCTGTGCGCGTTGCACAGCTGGTTTTTCCATGCAATCCATTTCACGAGGTATCCCATGACCAAGCAGGTTCTGACCCGCGGACACCGCGAACTGTTCCGCCGCACGCCCGATGAATCCTTCGACTCGCTCGACGCTCTGTGGCAGCACTGCCAGAGGCAGAAGTCCGAGTCTCAGGACATCTGGGAGCAGCCCGAGGCCCTCCGTCCCGTTGTCGTCGACAATCGGTTGGAGCTTGGTGTCGCTGGCGGCTCGACGCGGAGGCTGAACAGCTGGAGTTTTACGCAGCTCTGCCAGCTCGCCGGCGTGAGCCGCGAGACGGTGAATCGACTGACGCCGCAGACGGCGGCCACGGTGTTCGAGGAGACCATGCCCCCCAAGGGCAAGCCTCTTCAGGTCCACGTCCAGGGGCCGCTTGCCCGTTCGGTGCACGCCGCCTCATACACGAGGCTGCACAACATCGAGCTGCTCTCGGTCGTCCGCGAGTTCGCGACGGACTTCCAGCCTCCCCAGCAGGCGGGAGGCGAGGAGAGCTCCGGCGGCACCGGTCTGTACTGCGGAGAGCAGGACATGTTCTGCTTCCTGGTGGACCCGGCCGGCTGGACGGAGATCGGCGGCGAAGCGTTCGCCCCCGGCCTCTTCCTGTGGAACTCAGAGGTCGGCAAACGATCCGTCGGCATCCAGACGTTCTGGTTCCAGGCGATCTGCCGCAACCACATCGTCTGGGATGCGGTGGAGGTCATCGACTTCTCCCGCAAGCACACGGCCAACGTGGGTGAGGCGGTCGGCGAGATCCGCCGGCTCATCCATCGGCTCGTGGAGCGACGCGACGAACGCCGCGACCGATTCGCGGAAGTTCTGGCGAAGGCCATGCAGTCCTCACTCGGTCATGACGAGGAGGAGGTGTCGAAGGTGCTCAGCCGCCACGGCATCACCAGAGCACTGGCCAAGGAAGCCCTCACGATCGCGAGGCAGTCCGGACGCTTCACCATCTTCTCGGTGGTGGACGCTCTGACCCGTCTCTCCGGGCAGATCGTCAACGCCGGCGACCGCACGGAGGCTGACCAGGCCGC containing:
- a CDS encoding (d)CMP kinase, with the translated sequence MNDPTLGPRHAAHPDRPNGGEPATSFPAHTHRANAPIIIAIDGPSGSGKSTLARTLAERLGGVALHTGRHYRAVALMVAMAGVDADNPSEVEALLVTESPRLDDAGNLVVSGRSFSLYELESAVVDRAVSAVSNNDAVRWQLLNLQRAWIEAQVQTGLSVIVEGRDACTQVAPAARHRFYLNASIEERAARRCNQRDSSSMTRPETRADIIRRDTADQGHGRTTPDTPGITIVDTDHITQSEVLERLWQSLASDGPVPTIVTMQGHTPAPPSHNRG
- a CDS encoding DUF932 domain-containing protein, with protein sequence MTKQVLTRGHRELFRRTPDESFDSLDALWQHCQRQKSESQDIWEQPEALRPVVVDNRLELGVAGGSTRRLNSWSFTQLCQLAGVSRETVNRLTPQTAATVFEETMPPKGKPLQVHVQGPLARSVHAASYTRLHNIELLSVVREFATDFQPPQQAGGEESSGGTGLYCGEQDMFCFLVDPAGWTEIGGEAFAPGLFLWNSEVGKRSVGIQTFWFQAICRNHIVWDAVEVIDFSRKHTANVGEAVGEIRRLIHRLVERRDERRDRFAEVLAKAMQSSLGHDEEEVSKVLSRHGITRALAKEALTIARQSGRFTIFSVVDALTRLSGQIVNAGDRTEADQAASSLLALAK